One window from the genome of Gadus morhua chromosome 16, gadMor3.0, whole genome shotgun sequence encodes:
- the LOC115528897 gene encoding formin-F, with translation MEELFSHDSPGLGSMKTKTLHRMSIKPTSAGRGEAVTILSQKRSMNVGIFLKQFRRPVRDMIADISSGTSTGFGTGKLRELCKMLPEEGEVRDLKKFKGKEAALAEADLFMLMLVKTPSYEERLNCLVLQEEFFPIMEDMKRSITLLTAAAKELLECENLHSVILLVRKTGNHLNAGSYAGSAIGFRMSSLLKLVDTKANKPGMNLMHYVVMEADKYDSNLLQFPQQLKLIGAASRINKDDISAEFQKEVKRVQVAKVEAEKQENLKALMDDFLKGAASLVTEMQQSLEALNAASDSVAQFFGEDPSKFKLQECCTIFSTFCEKFMRAIQENKDRIASEIKKKNRLHIAAKRRSTATCAWEKESKGMELESFLHTFASSRSSRRRIGKFGKGGPNNGSPNNGSPNNGSLSEICAVAMADHTGPSRSLVILSEEKGPIRQDSAAPNLTDSSRLDEPPPPSRVKDISSKTPEVKPPNAKSDCDVAAIAAMKPDGSSTTGGRVVGMHNREEQEQEAEPVGNTPEEAQKLREASRKVLRYQSSRGSVTSGDQVLGNVKSPGPANQPTQRRTLDLDDLRGFPEAKEGKEPAKRPLSDIPLSNAIGRRHTLCLPSGTAKQAEEEDEVWMPLKERTRPLLGDLGKMKSLESGLYASLITPRLFDDLEDRSPPPMEEKRSKTNFPFPPVLPVEESSKQSQAGTSSQALAGNLPKKPQISPDKSTNVWHKSDILGFFKRLGNRNKLPNTNEPAYSDGTGSSV, from the exons ATGGAGGAGCTCTTCAGCCACGACAGCCCGGGGTTGGGCTCCATGAAGACCAAGACCCTGCACCGCATGAGCATCAAGCCTACCTCTGCAGGCCGCGGGGAGGCG GTCACCATTCTGAGCCAAAAGAGGAGCATGAACGTAGGGATTTTCCTGAAGCAGTTCCGGCG GCCAGTACGGGACATGATCGCAGATATCAGCTCAGGAACCAGTACCGGGTTTGGCACTGGGAAACTCAGGGAGCTGTGCAAGATGCTcccagaggaaggagag GTGCGAGATTTGAAAAAGTTTAAAGGCAAAGAAGCAGCCCTTGCCGAAGCCGATCTGTTCATGTTAATGCTGGTCAAAACCCCGAG CTACGAAGAACGCCTCAACTGCCTGGTGCTGCAGGAAGAGTTCTTCCCCATTATGGAGGACATGAAGCGGTCCATAACTTTGTTGACAGCCGCTGCCAAGG aGCTCCTGGAGTGTGAAAATCTTCACTCTGTCATCCTTCTGGTGCGGAAAACGGGAAATCACTTGAACGCT GGCAGCTACGCTGGCAGCGCCATCGGCTTTCGCATGTCATCGCTCCTGAAACTAGTGGACACCAAAGCCAACAAACCTGGCATGAACCTGATGCATTACGTTGTCATG GAAGCCGATAAGTACGACTCCAACCTGCTTCAGTTTCCTCAGCAGCTCAAACTTATCGGAGCGGCTTCAAG GATCAACAAGGATGACATCAGTGCAGAGTTTCAGAAAGAAGTCAAGCGAGTGCAAGTCGCCAAAGTGGAAGCAGAGAAACAGGAAAATCTGAAGGCACTGATGGATGACTTCCTGAAG GGTGCTGCCTCCTTAGTGACTGAAATGCAGCAGAGTCTGGAGGCGCTCAATGCAGCCAGCGACAGCGTGGCCCAGTTCTTCGGCGAGGACCCCAGCAAGTTCAAACTCCAGGAGTGTTGCACCATCTTCAGCACCTTCTGTGAGAAGTTCATGAGGGCGATCCAG GAGAACAAAGATCGCATCGCATCGGAGATCAAGAAAAAGAACCGGCTGCATATCGCTGCCAAGCGTCGCTCCACTGCCACCTGCGCCTGGGAAAAGGAGTCGAAGGGCATGGAGCTCGAGTCCTTCCTGCACACCTTCGCCTCCAGCCGCTCATCACGGAGGAGGATAGGGAAGTTCGGGAAGGGCGGCCCTAACAATGGGAGCCCTAACAATGGGAGCCCTAACAATGGGAGCCTTTCAGAGATCTGTGCCGTGGCTATGGCGGACCACACAGGTCCCAGCAGGAGTTTGGTCATCCTATCCGAGGAGAAGGGACCAATCAGACAGGACTCCGCCGCCCCCAACCTGACAGACAGCTCTCGGCTCGACGAGCCACCGCCTCCAAGCAGGGTTAAGGATATTTCCTCAAAGACTCCCGAGGTTAAGCCTCCCAACGCAAAGTCGGACTGCGACGTTGCCGCGATCGCCGCCATGAAGCCGGACGGCAGCAGCACTACGGGGGGGCGCGTCGTTGGGATGCATAaccgggaggagcaggagcaggaggcggagccggTCGGCAACACGCCGGAGGAGGCGCAGAAGCTGCGCGAGGCGTCCAGGAAGGTCCTCCGGTACCAGAGCAGCCGAGGGAGCGTCACCTCGGGCGACCAGGTTCTGGGAAACGTCAAGTCCCCGGGACCCGCCAACCAGCCCACCCAGCGGCGCACTTTAGACCTGGACGACCTCCGAGGTTTCCCAGAGGCCAAGGAGGGCAAAGAGCCCGCCAAACGACCCCTCTCTGATATCCCCCTCTCCAACGCCATTGGGCGACGCCACACACTGTGTCTCCCGTCCGGTACGGCCaagcaggcggaggaggaagacgaggtaTGGATGCCGCTCAAAGAGAGAACTAGGCCTTTGTTAGGAGACCTGGGGAAGATGAAGTCGTTGGAGTCTGGGCTTTACGCCAGTCTGATTACGCCGAGATTGTTCGACGACTTGGAAGACAGGAGCCCTCCACccatggaggagaagaggagtaaAACAAATTTTCCATTTCCTCCTGTGCTACCAGTTGAAGAGTCTTCGAAACAAAGCCAGGCAGGGACATCAAGTCAGGCCCTGGCAGGTAACCTTCCAAAGAAACCACAAATTAGTCCTGACAAGAGTACAAATGTCTGGCACAAGTCGGACATTTTGGGATTTTTCAAACGTCTCGGAAATAGGAACAAACTGCCAAACACTAATGAACCTGCATATAGCGACGGCACGGGATCCTCTGTGTAA